In the Candidatus Baltobacteraceae bacterium genome, one interval contains:
- a CDS encoding MmgE/PrpD family protein, whose protein sequence is MSTTATAANPYTRGLAAFVAGLRYEQIPEDVRHRIKLLILDSLGCALYGVRMEWTKILIDTLTGIDATRTCSVWGTPAKLSGPHAALVNGTAVQGFELDDVHRYGVLHVGAVTLPPLFALIDSAHLLDGRAFLTSAVAGYEVGPRVGMCMGQEHIGQGWHSGATVGVFSAAAGAARALGLDERQTVHALGIGGTQAAGLMAAQYGAMVKRMHAGRAAQSGLYGALFAANGFTGIETIFESEYGGFCTTFSRSTDRFDLEELTGGLGERWETLRISLKFYSCVASNHTTLDAVRSLQAKHKFTAGDVETINVAASHVTVEHAGWIYEPNGLVAAQLNLPFSVATLLIEGDAFVDEYTEAACTDPARMALAKRVRVVEDPAITALGRERRHYVRVHVELKDGRRLEETCEIARGSDKDFASDAQVIAKFEKLAGASLPREKVTQLRDAVLHLDEIDDARRVARLLA, encoded by the coding sequence GTGTCGACCACGGCAACGGCAGCAAATCCATACACGCGGGGGCTCGCGGCATTCGTCGCGGGCCTTCGTTACGAGCAGATTCCGGAAGACGTCCGGCATCGCATCAAACTCCTCATCCTCGATTCGCTTGGCTGCGCGCTCTACGGCGTGCGGATGGAGTGGACGAAGATTCTCATCGACACGCTCACCGGAATCGACGCAACGCGCACGTGCTCGGTGTGGGGGACGCCGGCAAAGCTTTCCGGTCCACACGCAGCGCTCGTCAACGGAACGGCAGTTCAGGGCTTCGAGCTCGACGACGTGCATCGATACGGCGTGCTTCATGTGGGAGCCGTCACGCTTCCGCCGCTGTTTGCGCTGATCGATTCCGCGCATCTGCTCGATGGGCGGGCGTTCCTCACGTCGGCGGTCGCCGGATATGAAGTCGGTCCGCGCGTCGGGATGTGCATGGGGCAAGAACACATCGGTCAGGGTTGGCATTCCGGCGCGACGGTCGGCGTATTTTCCGCTGCGGCCGGCGCCGCGCGAGCGCTCGGTCTCGACGAACGGCAAACCGTTCACGCCCTCGGCATTGGCGGAACGCAAGCCGCGGGTCTCATGGCTGCGCAGTACGGCGCAATGGTGAAACGCATGCATGCCGGACGCGCGGCACAGAGCGGGTTGTACGGAGCTCTATTTGCGGCCAATGGGTTCACCGGGATCGAGACGATCTTCGAGAGCGAGTACGGAGGCTTTTGCACGACGTTCTCACGTTCGACCGATCGCTTCGATCTCGAAGAGCTCACCGGTGGACTCGGCGAGCGCTGGGAGACGCTCCGCATCTCGCTCAAGTTTTATTCGTGCGTGGCAAGCAATCATACGACGCTCGATGCGGTGCGCTCGTTACAAGCGAAACACAAATTTACGGCCGGGGACGTCGAGACGATCAACGTTGCGGCATCGCATGTTACCGTCGAACACGCGGGTTGGATCTACGAGCCCAATGGACTCGTAGCGGCACAGCTCAACTTGCCGTTCTCGGTTGCTACGCTTTTGATCGAAGGCGATGCGTTCGTCGATGAATACACGGAGGCAGCCTGCACCGATCCGGCACGTATGGCGCTCGCCAAACGCGTAAGAGTCGTCGAGGATCCTGCGATCACTGCACTCGGGCGCGAACGCCGGCACTACGTCCGCGTCCACGTCGAGCTCAAAGACGGCCGGCGCTTGGAAGAGACGTGCGAAATCGCGCGCGGCAGCGACAAAGACTTCGCGAGCGATGCTCAGGTCATTGCGAAATTCGAGAAGCTCGCCGGTGCCTCGCTACCGCGCGAAAAGGTAACGCAACTCCGCGACGCCGTGCTGCACTTGGACGAGATCGACGACGCGCGAAGGGTTGCTCGCCTTCTAGCCTGA
- a CDS encoding ABC transporter substrate-binding protein, producing MMQRRQTFLTSGAAAAATLALRPAASGADLIPLNITVTHYPEQDYALPIIVAQQNGFMAKQGLDIKAITGSSGGGTTVRNVAQGGLAIGQVATPAAIKAILAGEDLKIIGGGVMTAGTISWSVKKNSPIKTIHDLVGKSVGFTQPGSASESLLALSLRAANVDTASVKTRAAGGIGENYALLMSGDLDAVFTVDPLLTQKANEIRVVFYARQYVPHFMQSVWVTDSATLHDKSAEIAGFLRGWTYGVDYITSHIPESARIFAKATSADYSVVLTTLQHEQPAQYFGKGDLNRDALATAVEGMRIGKLLGPDKLDLSKLIDQSALASTMRTSLPATM from the coding sequence ATGATGCAAAGACGACAAACATTTCTCACATCCGGTGCGGCTGCCGCAGCAACTCTTGCGCTGCGGCCGGCTGCGTCGGGGGCCGACCTCATTCCGCTGAACATCACCGTCACGCACTATCCCGAGCAGGACTACGCGCTTCCGATCATTGTGGCGCAGCAAAACGGCTTCATGGCGAAGCAAGGCCTAGACATCAAGGCGATTACCGGCTCGAGCGGCGGCGGGACGACGGTTCGTAACGTCGCGCAGGGCGGACTCGCCATCGGTCAAGTTGCGACCCCGGCTGCAATCAAAGCGATCTTGGCCGGCGAGGATCTCAAGATCATCGGCGGCGGCGTCATGACGGCCGGCACGATCTCATGGAGCGTCAAGAAAAACTCGCCGATCAAAACGATCCACGATCTCGTCGGCAAGAGCGTCGGATTCACGCAACCCGGCTCCGCAAGCGAATCGCTGCTTGCACTGAGCCTGCGTGCCGCAAACGTCGACACCGCGAGCGTCAAAACGCGGGCTGCGGGCGGCATCGGTGAAAATTATGCGCTCCTGATGAGCGGGGACCTCGATGCGGTCTTCACCGTCGATCCGCTGCTGACGCAAAAGGCGAATGAGATTCGCGTGGTCTTTTATGCACGTCAGTACGTTCCGCACTTCATGCAATCGGTCTGGGTGACGGATTCCGCAACGCTTCACGACAAGAGCGCGGAGATCGCCGGGTTCCTACGGGGCTGGACGTACGGCGTCGATTACATCACGTCGCACATTCCCGAATCGGCACGGATTTTCGCAAAAGCGACGTCGGCTGACTACAGCGTCGTTCTTACGACGCTTCAGCACGAGCAGCCCGCGCAGTATTTCGGCAAAGGCGACCTCAACCGCGACGCGCTGGCGACCGCCGTCGAGGGCATGCGCATCGGTAAGTTGCTCGGCCCGGACAAACTCGACCTGAGCAAGCTCATCGACCAAAGCGCGCTCGCAAGCACGATGCGAACATCGCTTCCCGCCACGATGTAG
- a CDS encoding ABC transporter substrate-binding protein, whose translation MKQARRNFLIAGGAAAATLALPRISQAALTTFNITCTHYPEQDYGLPIVVAQQLGQMAKLGIDVKSITGSSGGGTTVRNVTQGGLSLGQVATSAGIKAILAGEDLKIVGGAVMTPGTICWIVKKDSPIKSIKDFVGKTVGFTQPGSVSESLLALSLKAAGVDPASVKTRAAGGIGENYTLLSTGGLDAAFTVDPILTQHAADIRLVFFARDYVKHFLQTVWVTDSATLKDQGPQVAAFLRGWTWGVEYTTSHVADAAKIFAKAGQQDEGPVTYTLQHEQPAQYFGKGNLDQEALTNALEAMRFGKLLGPDKIDLSKIIDQSALQASLRTSLPAMA comes from the coding sequence ATGAAACAGGCTCGGCGAAACTTCCTGATCGCCGGCGGCGCGGCCGCTGCGACGCTTGCACTTCCACGCATTTCGCAAGCGGCACTCACAACGTTCAACATCACGTGCACGCACTATCCCGAGCAAGACTACGGCTTGCCGATCGTCGTCGCACAACAGCTCGGTCAAATGGCGAAGCTCGGGATCGACGTCAAGTCGATTACCGGTTCGAGCGGCGGCGGTACGACCGTCCGTAACGTCACGCAAGGCGGACTCTCACTCGGACAAGTTGCAACGTCTGCGGGCATCAAAGCCATCTTGGCCGGCGAAGATCTCAAGATCGTCGGCGGCGCCGTTATGACGCCCGGTACGATCTGCTGGATCGTAAAAAAAGATTCACCGATAAAATCGATCAAAGATTTCGTCGGCAAAACCGTCGGCTTCACGCAACCGGGTTCGGTCAGCGAATCGCTGCTCGCGCTCAGCCTCAAAGCGGCGGGTGTGGACCCTGCATCGGTGAAGACACGCGCCGCGGGCGGCATCGGTGAAAACTACACGCTGCTTTCGACCGGCGGACTCGATGCCGCATTCACCGTCGACCCGATTCTCACGCAGCACGCTGCCGATATTCGCCTCGTCTTCTTTGCGCGCGATTACGTCAAGCATTTCTTGCAAACGGTTTGGGTGACGGACTCTGCAACGCTCAAGGACCAAGGTCCGCAAGTTGCAGCGTTCCTTCGCGGCTGGACGTGGGGCGTCGAATACACGACGTCGCACGTGGCCGACGCAGCAAAGATCTTCGCGAAGGCCGGTCAACAGGACGAAGGCCCCGTGACGTACACGCTGCAGCACGAGCAGCCCGCGCAATACTTCGGCAAAGGCAACCTCGACCAAGAAGCGCTTACGAACGCGCTCGAAGCAATGCGCTTCGGGAAGTTGCTGGGTCCGGATAAGATCGACCTGAGCAAGATCATCGATCAAAGCGCGCTGCAAGCTTCCTTGCGTACTTCACTTCCGGCGATGGCATGA
- a CDS encoding ABC transporter permease subunit, translated as MSPQRTNLIRLGSVVAVIALWAFFARILGEDFLPGPGLTLQVIAQGFSEGWLWKATLTTLSEVVPAFAIAAVVGLFFGAVLGLSRVWGEVFEPLIVGVYAVPKVTLYPIFLLVFKVGAASKIAFGMFHGVFPLQIIAQAAIAHMRPVYLKVARSLNLSPAQTLIHVVIPALIPALVVGLRLGFSLTFIGVVLGEIFASRGGLGFLLSAADQTFDVKRVNAVIVILAVLGVGVNILFNMLERRVAPVSGTERQATLAG; from the coding sequence ATGAGTCCGCAACGCACGAATCTGATCCGCTTGGGATCCGTCGTCGCCGTCATTGCATTGTGGGCGTTCTTCGCACGCATTCTCGGCGAGGACTTCCTACCTGGCCCCGGGCTGACGCTGCAAGTGATTGCGCAAGGTTTTTCGGAAGGCTGGCTTTGGAAGGCGACGCTGACGACACTCTCCGAGGTCGTGCCGGCGTTCGCAATCGCAGCCGTCGTCGGACTCTTTTTCGGCGCCGTTCTCGGACTCTCGCGCGTGTGGGGCGAAGTGTTCGAGCCGCTCATCGTCGGCGTCTACGCCGTTCCGAAGGTCACGCTCTATCCGATCTTCCTCTTGGTCTTCAAGGTCGGCGCCGCCTCGAAGATTGCGTTCGGAATGTTTCACGGGGTCTTTCCTTTGCAGATCATCGCGCAGGCGGCGATCGCGCACATGCGCCCCGTATATCTGAAGGTCGCTCGCAGTCTCAATCTCTCGCCGGCGCAGACACTGATACATGTCGTGATACCTGCGTTGATCCCAGCGCTCGTGGTCGGACTGCGGCTCGGCTTCAGCCTAACCTTTATCGGAGTCGTCCTGGGTGAGATCTTCGCATCGCGCGGGGGACTCGGATTTCTGCTTTCGGCAGCAGATCAGACTTTCGATGTCAAACGGGTCAACGCCGTCATCGTGATCCTTGCGGTCCTCGGCGTCGGCGTTAACATTCTCTTCAACATGCTCGAACGGCGCGTCGCTCCCGTCTCGGGCACCGAACGTCAAGCGACGCTTGCCGGCTAG
- a CDS encoding ABC transporter permease: MSKILLTRIAIIAIAIGIWEALARAHAFGPTLSVPPTVMFMTMIEALGDGRLVPDVARTAVEIALAYGIALIIGLPLGVILWRSRVLATAIEPYLLAYYVIPLFAFYPLFIKIFGAGIAPIVAIGVINGIGAITMNVLVGLREIPRVQLALARSLMLRPAQTLVHVIIPATVPQAFVGLRLGFVYALIGVIAAEFILATAGVGYRIAFAYNNFESKIMFATILLVLIVSIVCNQVLISIERRLGRYRRA, translated from the coding sequence GTGTCTAAAATACTCCTGACACGGATCGCAATCATCGCAATCGCAATTGGAATTTGGGAAGCGCTTGCGCGCGCGCACGCCTTCGGACCGACGCTCTCCGTACCGCCGACCGTTATGTTCATGACGATGATCGAAGCGCTCGGAGACGGACGCCTCGTCCCCGACGTGGCACGCACGGCGGTCGAAATTGCATTGGCGTATGGAATTGCGCTCATTATCGGACTGCCGCTTGGCGTCATCCTGTGGCGCTCGCGCGTGCTTGCAACCGCCATCGAGCCATATCTCTTGGCGTACTACGTCATTCCGTTGTTTGCGTTTTATCCGCTGTTCATCAAGATTTTCGGCGCGGGCATTGCGCCGATCGTTGCGATCGGCGTCATCAACGGCATCGGTGCGATCACCATGAACGTGCTGGTCGGTCTGCGCGAGATACCGCGCGTTCAATTGGCGCTCGCGCGCAGCCTCATGCTTCGACCGGCGCAAACGCTCGTCCACGTCATCATCCCGGCGACCGTTCCTCAAGCGTTCGTTGGTCTGCGCCTCGGGTTCGTCTACGCACTGATCGGCGTCATCGCGGCCGAGTTCATCCTCGCGACGGCCGGCGTCGGATACCGGATCGCATTTGCCTATAACAACTTCGAATCGAAGATCATGTTCGCGACGATCTTACTCGTTTTGATCGTCAGCATCGTGTGCAATCAAGTGCTCATCTCGATCGAGCGTCGCTTGGGAAGATACCGGCGCGCATGA
- a CDS encoding ABC transporter ATP-binding protein yields MRVTLEGLGKTYPAKDAGSFVALENVSLDIKSGEFVAVIGVSGCGKSTLLELVAGLQQPTSGTMKFDGVPHSGPQPRVSVVFQEDSTFPWRTVAGNIGFGLSMRGVDAKTRDARVEKMIDMVGLRGFEHHYPHQLSGGMRQRVAIGRTLVLDPGLLLMDEPFGALDEQTRFVLGEELLRIWRESGCTILFVTHSLHEAVQLADRIVVLTPKPGRVARVIENDLARPRSESNEPERYGAMIGTLRELISV; encoded by the coding sequence ATGCGTGTAACGCTAGAGGGGCTCGGCAAAACCTATCCGGCAAAAGACGCCGGAAGCTTTGTCGCGCTCGAAAATGTCTCGCTCGACATCAAGTCGGGCGAATTCGTCGCCGTCATCGGTGTCTCGGGGTGCGGCAAGAGCACGCTGCTCGAGCTCGTCGCCGGGCTGCAACAGCCGACGAGCGGCACCATGAAGTTCGACGGCGTTCCCCACAGTGGTCCCCAGCCGCGCGTCAGCGTCGTCTTTCAAGAAGATTCAACGTTTCCGTGGCGGACCGTCGCGGGAAACATCGGCTTCGGGTTGTCGATGCGCGGCGTCGACGCCAAAACACGCGACGCACGCGTCGAGAAAATGATCGACATGGTCGGGTTGCGCGGCTTCGAGCATCACTATCCTCACCAGCTCTCGGGCGGCATGCGACAACGCGTCGCAATCGGCCGCACGCTCGTTCTCGATCCCGGCCTTCTTCTGATGGATGAGCCGTTCGGAGCACTCGACGAACAGACGCGCTTCGTCCTGGGTGAGGAGCTGTTGCGCATTTGGCGCGAGAGCGGATGTACGATTCTGTTCGTGACGCACAGTTTGCACGAAGCCGTGCAGCTCGCCGACCGCATCGTCGTCCTAACGCCAAAGCCGGGCCGTGTTGCACGTGTGATCGAAAACGATCTTGCGCGACCGCGCAGCGAATCGAACGAACCGGAGCGCTACGGTGCGATGATCGGAACGCTACGCGAGCTGATCAGTGTCTAA
- the acnA gene encoding aconitate hydratase AcnA, with product MNGSTFRRELNVGDRRYTFFSLPAAEEQRYAGLGRLPYSLKILFENLLRHADGHVVTAEHLDALAGWGKERKGGTEIPFHPVRVLAGDSSGVPLAADLATMRSAMRDLGGNPSDVNPRIPVDLIIDHSSIVDVASVPDAVKQNLALEFQRNGERYAFMRWAQDAFQRFRIIPPGNGILHQINLEVLATVVWTLDNADGTTVACPDAMVGMDSHTPMTNGLGVLGWGVGAIEALAAMLGQPLPLAIPAVVGCRLVGRAKAGVTTTDIVLTLTQALRKHGVVAKFVEFIGPGLETLHLPERATLANMAPEYGATIGYFPIDSETLRYLQLTGRSAEHIALVEAYSKAQGLWRDETTPEPAFSDVIEFDLSSVEPSLAGPRRPQDRVALGQVPASFKEALPTFPRRANGGNHKEEGLHDGDVVIAALTSCTNTSNPSVMIGAGLLARNAVARGLHKKPWVKTSLAPGSRVVTDYLEKSGLQSSLSELGFAPVGFGCTTCMGNSGPLEANVAQQVDDGDLVVAAVLSGNRNFEGRIHPQAKASYLASPPLVVAYAIAGSLNVDLTNEPLGEGNDAEPVFLRDIWPTDEEIERTLNSAISPDLYRDRYNKGFSGSDDWNALDSQSGETFDWPDDSEIVKRPPFFAGVTRETPKVNDIVNARPLVIVGDSVTTDHISPIATIHKDSPAWQYLRSRGIEPGDIGTYNLRRINHEVMIRGTFANPRVKNELVSPTEGWFTKHMPDGATMSTYDAAKRYEAEGTAMVVVGGAEYGTGSSRDWAARGTRLLGVRAVIAEGFERIHRSNLVGMGVLPLQFEPGTTRKTLGLDGTETYTLTGLRELKPRDSITCTITRASGKVDSVRLLARIDTPVELDWYRHGGILPYVLRSMLS from the coding sequence GTGAACGGGTCGACATTTCGTCGAGAGCTGAACGTCGGCGATCGTCGCTACACTTTCTTCAGTCTTCCGGCGGCAGAAGAGCAGCGATATGCAGGGCTTGGGCGCCTGCCGTATTCGCTGAAGATACTTTTCGAGAATTTGTTGCGTCATGCCGACGGACATGTGGTCACTGCCGAGCATCTCGACGCGCTTGCCGGTTGGGGTAAGGAACGTAAAGGCGGCACGGAGATCCCATTTCATCCCGTGCGCGTCCTTGCCGGTGATTCGTCCGGGGTCCCGCTTGCGGCTGATCTCGCAACGATGCGCTCGGCAATGCGCGATCTGGGCGGAAACCCGAGCGACGTCAATCCACGCATCCCCGTCGATCTCATCATAGACCACTCGTCGATTGTCGACGTTGCCTCGGTACCGGATGCCGTCAAACAAAATCTCGCGCTCGAATTTCAGCGCAACGGCGAACGTTATGCGTTCATGCGTTGGGCGCAAGATGCGTTCCAACGTTTTCGTATCATTCCGCCGGGCAACGGCATCTTGCATCAAATAAACCTTGAGGTTCTCGCGACCGTTGTTTGGACGCTGGACAACGCAGACGGCACGACCGTTGCGTGTCCCGATGCGATGGTCGGTATGGACAGCCATACGCCGATGACGAACGGCCTCGGCGTTCTGGGTTGGGGCGTCGGTGCGATCGAAGCCCTGGCTGCGATGCTCGGTCAGCCGTTGCCGCTCGCAATCCCCGCAGTCGTCGGCTGCCGGCTCGTCGGGCGCGCGAAAGCCGGCGTTACGACGACCGATATCGTGTTGACGTTGACGCAAGCGCTGCGCAAGCACGGAGTCGTTGCGAAATTCGTCGAGTTTATCGGACCAGGTCTCGAAACGCTGCACTTACCGGAACGTGCGACGCTCGCGAACATGGCGCCCGAATATGGCGCTACGATCGGATACTTTCCCATCGACAGCGAGACGTTGCGCTATCTGCAGCTCACCGGTCGCAGCGCCGAACACATTGCGCTCGTGGAAGCCTATTCGAAAGCGCAAGGTCTGTGGCGCGACGAGACGACGCCAGAGCCGGCTTTCAGCGACGTCATCGAATTCGATCTCTCGTCAGTCGAGCCGAGTCTCGCCGGTCCGCGCCGGCCGCAAGACCGCGTCGCGCTCGGCCAGGTTCCCGCGAGTTTTAAGGAAGCGTTGCCGACGTTTCCGCGTCGTGCGAACGGCGGCAATCATAAGGAAGAGGGACTCCACGATGGTGACGTCGTCATTGCCGCACTTACCAGTTGCACCAATACCTCGAACCCATCGGTGATGATCGGTGCCGGACTCTTGGCGCGAAACGCCGTCGCGCGCGGCCTGCACAAGAAACCATGGGTGAAGACGTCCCTAGCGCCCGGTTCGCGCGTCGTCACCGACTATTTGGAGAAGAGCGGCTTGCAGTCGTCGCTCAGCGAGCTTGGATTTGCTCCGGTCGGTTTCGGCTGCACGACCTGTATGGGAAACTCGGGCCCGCTCGAGGCGAACGTTGCGCAGCAAGTCGATGATGGCGACCTCGTCGTGGCTGCCGTACTTTCGGGCAATCGCAATTTCGAAGGCCGGATTCATCCGCAAGCCAAGGCCAGTTACCTCGCCTCGCCGCCGCTCGTCGTCGCGTATGCGATTGCCGGATCCCTCAACGTCGACCTTACGAACGAGCCGCTCGGTGAAGGCAACGATGCGGAGCCTGTTTTCCTGCGCGATATTTGGCCGACCGATGAAGAGATCGAACGAACGCTGAACTCTGCGATTTCACCCGATCTCTACCGCGACCGATACAATAAGGGATTCTCCGGATCAGACGATTGGAACGCGCTCGATTCGCAAAGCGGCGAAACATTCGATTGGCCTGACGACAGCGAGATCGTCAAGCGACCGCCATTCTTCGCCGGCGTAACGCGCGAGACGCCGAAGGTCAACGACATTGTAAACGCGCGGCCACTTGTCATCGTCGGCGATTCGGTCACGACCGATCACATCTCGCCGATCGCGACGATTCACAAAGATTCGCCGGCGTGGCAATACTTGCGCAGCCGCGGTATCGAACCGGGTGACATCGGGACCTACAATTTGCGCCGCATCAACCACGAGGTCATGATCCGCGGCACGTTTGCGAATCCGCGCGTGAAGAACGAACTCGTTTCGCCGACGGAGGGTTGGTTCACGAAGCACATGCCCGACGGTGCGACGATGAGCACCTACGACGCGGCAAAGAGGTACGAGGCCGAAGGGACGGCGATGGTCGTCGTCGGCGGCGCCGAGTACGGCACGGGCTCGTCGCGCGATTGGGCGGCGCGCGGCACGCGGCTGCTCGGCGTGCGCGCGGTCATCGCCGAAGGCTTCGAGCGTATTCACCGCTCGAATCTCGTCGGGATGGGCGTCCTCCCATTGCAGTTCGAGCCGGGAACCACGCGCAAGACGCTCGGTCTCGACGGAACCGAGACGTACACGCTCACCGGTTTACGTGAACTCAAGCCGCGCGACTCCATCACGTGCACGATTACGCGCGCAAGCGGCAAAGTCGATTCCGTTCGATTGCTGGCGCGCATCGATACGCCGGTCGAGCTGGATTGGTATCGTCACGGCGGGATATTACCGTACGTTTTGCGTTCGATGTTGAGCTAG
- a CDS encoding oxaloacetate decarboxylase has translation MTARTTELRRLLRQDGAVMAPGATDCFVAKLIEQAGFPMIYVTGAGVTNTLLGEPDIGLITLTELAARAGAIARSVDVPVIADCDTGFGGVHNVKRTIRMYEQEGIAGLHIEDQVMPKRCGHFEGKAVVPIDEMLYRLQAALDARSDPDFLIIARTDSRAVEGLDAAIRRGRAYLELGADALFLEAPQSLEEVERIGSEFKGQILVFNTVERGKTPLLPASKLAELGFKLCIFPNAMLYLGAYAQREGLRVLKEQGTTASLLDRMMSFQDRQKLVGLAEADAYERELVERVQKKSLTPT, from the coding sequence ATGACCGCGCGCACTACCGAGCTCCGGCGACTCCTACGTCAAGACGGAGCGGTCATGGCTCCGGGTGCGACGGATTGCTTCGTCGCGAAATTGATCGAGCAGGCCGGGTTTCCGATGATCTACGTCACGGGCGCCGGTGTGACGAACACGCTACTGGGCGAGCCCGACATTGGTTTGATCACGCTCACCGAGCTTGCTGCGCGCGCGGGCGCGATCGCGCGTTCGGTGGACGTCCCCGTTATCGCCGATTGCGACACGGGCTTCGGCGGCGTGCACAACGTCAAGCGCACGATTCGGATGTACGAGCAAGAGGGCATCGCCGGCTTGCACATCGAGGATCAAGTGATGCCCAAGCGTTGCGGGCATTTCGAAGGCAAAGCCGTGGTGCCGATCGATGAGATGCTCTATCGCCTCCAGGCTGCGCTCGACGCGCGCAGCGATCCCGATTTTCTGATCATCGCGCGCACCGATTCGCGCGCCGTCGAAGGTCTCGACGCCGCGATTCGCCGCGGCCGTGCTTATCTCGAGTTGGGCGCCGATGCGCTCTTCCTCGAAGCTCCGCAGAGTCTCGAAGAAGTCGAACGCATCGGTTCCGAGTTCAAAGGCCAGATCTTGGTGTTCAATACCGTCGAGCGCGGGAAGACGCCGCTCTTGCCGGCTTCGAAGCTCGCAGAACTCGGATTCAAACTGTGCATCTTTCCGAACGCGATGCTGTATCTCGGTGCGTATGCGCAGCGCGAAGGTTTGCGCGTTCTCAAAGAGCAGGGCACGACGGCGAGCCTGCTCGACCGCATGATGTCGTTCCAGGATCGCCAGAAGCTCGTCGGACTTGCGGAAGCCGACGCCTACGAACGCGAGCTCGTCGAACGTGTCCAGAAGAAAAGTTTGACACCGACGTAA
- a CDS encoding MFS transporter yields the protein MLVAAILGTAMALIDTTAVNVALPVMQRDLGASAAGLQWVVESYSLFLSALILVGGAFGDRFGRRAIFSLGTALFTVASLGCAVAPTLGFLIAARSIQGIGAALLMPGSLALITTAFSGEARGRAIGTWSGYTAIMAAIGPVLGGWLTQAVSWRAVFLINIPLGIAVLAITLSYVPESRDSDAPRAIDVIGASLVTAGLGALVYGLIALQNARADTWGLTTAIAGLVLVAAFVYYERRLARDPMLKADLFASRPFAGANLYTFLLYAGLSGSLYFMPFDLINVQGYPPVAAGASLLPFIAIMFVASRWSGGLVVRIGARIPLVVGGLLAAAGFALFAVPGIGGSYWTTFFPASVVLGCAGAFFVAPLTTTAMNSVPAEQAGIASGINNAVARTAGLIAIAGLGLALASRFEMRLDVEVTKLNLTQAAIAQVERQRGNLLSGESLDLRLPPREVASVTHAIQTSYVAGFRVTMIAAAMLALCAAIIAAVWDLRVRTN from the coding sequence GTGCTCGTTGCCGCCATCCTGGGTACTGCGATGGCGCTCATCGACACCACGGCAGTCAACGTTGCTCTTCCGGTCATGCAGCGCGATCTGGGCGCAAGCGCTGCGGGTCTTCAATGGGTCGTTGAGAGTTATTCGCTGTTTCTCTCAGCACTGATCTTAGTCGGCGGCGCGTTCGGCGATCGGTTCGGGCGTCGCGCCATTTTTTCGCTCGGCACCGCGCTCTTCACCGTTGCGTCACTTGGATGCGCGGTTGCGCCGACGCTGGGATTTCTGATCGCTGCGCGCAGCATTCAAGGAATCGGCGCGGCGCTATTGATGCCCGGGAGTCTCGCGCTGATCACGACGGCGTTTTCCGGCGAGGCGCGCGGGCGTGCCATCGGCACGTGGTCGGGATACACCGCGATCATGGCTGCAATCGGTCCCGTTTTGGGCGGATGGCTTACGCAGGCCGTCTCATGGCGGGCGGTTTTCCTGATCAACATTCCGCTCGGCATTGCGGTGCTGGCGATAACCTTATCGTACGTGCCGGAAAGTCGCGACAGCGACGCGCCGCGCGCAATCGACGTGATCGGCGCATCTCTCGTAACCGCCGGTTTGGGTGCGCTCGTCTACGGGTTGATCGCGCTGCAAAACGCGCGGGCCGATACCTGGGGGTTGACGACCGCAATCGCAGGCCTGGTGCTGGTGGCCGCCTTCGTATACTATGAGCGCCGTCTCGCGCGCGACCCGATGCTGAAAGCGGATCTGTTCGCGTCGCGACCGTTTGCGGGCGCAAATCTCTATACGTTTCTTCTGTACGCGGGCTTGAGCGGAAGCTTGTACTTCATGCCCTTCGACCTGATCAATGTGCAAGGCTATCCGCCGGTCGCGGCGGGCGCGTCGCTTCTCCCGTTCATTGCGATCATGTTCGTCGCATCGCGTTGGTCGGGCGGTCTCGTGGTGCGCATCGGCGCGCGAATTCCGCTCGTAGTGGGCGGGCTGTTGGCGGCAGCCGGCTTTGCGCTGTTCGCAGTTCCGGGCATCGGCGGATCGTATTGGACGACTTTTTTCCCGGCGTCGGTCGTCCTCGGTTGTGCGGGCGCATTTTTCGTCGCGCCGCTGACGACGACCGCAATGAACTCGGTGCCGGCGGAACAGGCCGGAATCGCATCGGGGATCAACAACGCGGTCGCTCGCACGGCGGGACTGATTGCGATCGCGGGGCTCGGCCTCGCGCTCGCTTCTAGGTTTGAAATGCGCTTGGACGTTGAGGTGACCAAGCTGAACCTAACGCAGGCGGCGATTGCTCAGGTCGAGCGTCAGCGTGGCAACCTGCTCTCAGGCGAAAGTCTCGATCTGCGTCTACCGCCGCGAGAAGTGGCAAGTGTTACGCATGCGATTCAGACCTCGTACGTCGCGGGCTTTCGCGTAACAATGATTGCGGCGGCGATGCTTGCACTTTGTGCTGCAATCATCGCCGCCGTTTGGGATTTACGCGTTAGGACGAACTAG